In a single window of the Verrucomicrobiaceae bacterium genome:
- a CDS encoding glycosyltransferase, with protein MPKILIFVPTYNERENAPLMAQQLSELRLDADILFVDDSSPDGTGEMLESLKPEIPRLVVHHRSGKLGIGSAHAKAISWAFAQSYEILVTMDCDFTHSPSDIPAMLEKAQSCDLAVGSRWARKDSLPGWNFFRRIMTRLGHFLTKSVLGITQDASGAFRAYRLDRLPPEVIQLAKSRNYAFFFESLYIISRNGFEIGEVPITLPARTYGHSKMALGDAFRSACHIFSIALQNIRRPEQFLLPSRHLRIDSGLQDPQDWDSYWNHSGETGNPVYEIIAGIYRRAVIKRNLESAVHRHFKEGSSLLHAGCGSGQVDVVLQRVMELTAVDISTGALALYARNNHHAAAIQHGTIFQLPFAEATFDGVYNLGVMEHFTSEEIQAILTEFHRVLKPGGKVLLFWPHAKATSVLVLRICHVFMKSALKSDKQLHPPEISHMHSRQHAEGILSNAGFKLVDYSFGMQDFFVQAIVVGMK; from the coding sequence GAGATGCTCGAATCCCTCAAACCGGAAATTCCGCGTCTAGTCGTCCATCACCGCAGTGGTAAGCTGGGGATAGGTAGCGCCCATGCCAAAGCGATCTCCTGGGCTTTTGCGCAGAGTTACGAGATACTCGTCACGATGGATTGTGACTTTACACACTCTCCATCGGACATTCCCGCCATGCTGGAGAAAGCACAAAGCTGTGATTTGGCCGTCGGATCACGCTGGGCGAGGAAAGACAGCCTACCAGGTTGGAACTTTTTTCGCCGGATCATGACTCGCTTGGGACATTTCCTGACAAAATCCGTTCTGGGTATCACGCAAGATGCCAGTGGCGCATTTCGGGCCTACCGACTCGACCGCCTGCCTCCCGAGGTCATCCAGCTAGCCAAGTCGAGGAACTATGCATTCTTCTTTGAAAGTCTCTACATCATCAGCAGGAATGGCTTTGAGATCGGCGAGGTGCCAATCACATTGCCTGCGAGAACTTACGGGCACTCTAAAATGGCATTGGGTGATGCGTTTCGAAGCGCCTGTCACATCTTCAGTATTGCGCTCCAAAACATCCGCAGGCCGGAGCAGTTTCTGCTGCCCAGCCGTCATCTGCGCATTGATTCTGGTTTGCAGGACCCGCAGGATTGGGACTCCTATTGGAATCATTCCGGCGAGACTGGCAATCCTGTGTATGAAATCATCGCCGGGATATACAGGCGGGCAGTGATCAAACGAAACCTCGAAAGCGCCGTGCACCGCCACTTCAAAGAGGGCTCCAGCTTGCTGCATGCCGGCTGTGGCAGTGGCCAGGTGGATGTGGTACTTCAACGGGTAATGGAACTTACCGCAGTGGATATTTCCACGGGTGCGCTCGCTCTTTACGCACGCAACAATCACCACGCTGCGGCCATCCAACATGGCACCATTTTTCAGCTTCCGTTTGCGGAAGCCACTTTTGACGGTGTTTACAATCTCGGCGTGATGGAGCACTTCACCTCGGAAGAGATTCAGGCTATCCTGACCGAGTTTCACCGTGTGCTTAAACCGGGTGGCAAAGTGCTGCTCTTCTGGCCACACGCGAAAGCCACTAGCGTCCTGGTGCTTCGAATATGCCATGTGTTCATGAAATCCGCACTCAAGAGTGACAAGCAGCTTCACCCGCCGGAGATTTCTCACATGCATTCCAGGCAACACGCGGAAGGTATCTTGTCCAACGCCGGGTTCAAACTGGTTGATTACTCTTTTGGAATGCAGGATTTCTTCGTTCAGGCAATCGTTGTCGGCATGAAATAG
- a CDS encoding FkbM family methyltransferase: MNFGNIAYAFSKRVHSLLLAGIRIRNFFLGKSDPRKRFHAEFFTDKYIRKNFFPDFTYHGCMVEVGCATPELLSMSQHFRETGWRCIGVEPNPQFVSLHKARGNEILEYAASDFEADDVEFTVAQSNAEYSDTDLSAHSFSSLKIKPEFMGYKNGVVKNYALTPIKVQVRKLDNILALHCAEVSRVDILSVDVEGYELEVMKGFSPAKYGVRLIVLENLFHSPEYTQYMESIGYKLHSKIMYNYMYVPAESISGPEENAPVGDERSSAVGGTSSSSLGKAAPLGAADDRRTASASPFAAEGGLHCIIWLLLAGLFCHGLLLTNDGVTWDGWYVRAWLLEKYWREMYDFFASVGLPAYAWLNHLFAYAGDITGAFMVVTLACLMIQPPCVYALARRMGGMNSGEAFCLALLYATMPLFTAAQELVMLYFVITHSFFLLACLVAAWATDEAGWRRWPLHAFAVAAFMASFLNAALLVFYGGFFVLLFVQWRRGRAGEIGRDALRFVLRYAVYFILPPLAWWLRQKLAPQHGWYEHYNNPLENFATILPSFISFFKKLIPFHIKNVTIWIFLNLGFCIPLVLLVRWIARRGTDAWRMTCSQVKTRPLMQYGALLLFLAIFPFAATGKAFASRPVGDPSRYAILLGLPVSILIFGALRHALYRKPETGARWLGPVCAAVSIILGIQISRVYLKERAVWIMSRSILHNALHNDEIKKSSIIMMPDSPLSAQIVYGTYAFGTAFGSRDRLVTWVMPANKKEFTPSEIAYLIQCTTLLPNSFNNINPAGKQIHLKVTSLRDCAGDWSLAMNYLKWRLFGSAQDMDMFLSSLTRLETRLMRPATTMKNLPLASRESTSPAPVMAGAVFTNSVGMRMMPVPGLGWAARTETRQAEFEQLMGANPSFFKAPSLPVERVTWDDAVKFCRLLSEAEARAGRLPDGMTYRLPTLAEFEKLSAGTDASQAVLADKTIYWQPEAAGSRAPNALGLCDLIGNVWEWTDDWGDKRKLFKMAAGGGFENNSAELEPHHKPSVEQYAPGGFVERLRGPIRIDYPDQAAWNRGFRCVLGRTL; encoded by the coding sequence ATGAATTTCGGAAACATCGCTTACGCCTTCAGCAAAAGAGTGCATTCGCTGCTGCTGGCCGGCATTCGGATTAGAAATTTTTTCTTAGGAAAATCCGATCCACGGAAACGCTTCCATGCGGAGTTCTTCACCGACAAATACATCCGAAAAAACTTTTTCCCGGACTTCACTTATCACGGCTGCATGGTCGAGGTGGGTTGTGCCACACCTGAGTTGCTGAGCATGAGCCAGCACTTTCGAGAGACTGGCTGGCGTTGCATAGGCGTGGAACCCAATCCCCAGTTCGTCAGTCTGCACAAGGCGCGGGGCAATGAGATTCTCGAGTATGCTGCCTCAGATTTCGAAGCGGACGATGTCGAATTCACCGTGGCGCAGTCGAATGCCGAGTATTCGGACACCGATCTCTCGGCGCACTCCTTTTCATCGCTCAAGATCAAACCTGAATTCATGGGTTACAAAAACGGCGTAGTGAAAAATTACGCTCTCACACCGATCAAAGTTCAGGTGAGAAAGCTCGATAACATACTAGCCCTGCATTGTGCGGAGGTGTCCCGTGTGGACATATTGAGCGTGGATGTGGAAGGATATGAACTGGAAGTCATGAAGGGCTTTTCGCCAGCCAAGTATGGCGTGAGACTCATCGTACTGGAAAACCTGTTCCACAGCCCCGAGTACACGCAGTACATGGAAAGCATCGGCTACAAGCTGCATTCCAAGATCATGTACAACTACATGTACGTGCCAGCGGAGAGCATATCCGGTCCTGAGGAAAATGCCCCTGTTGGCGATGAAAGAAGCTCTGCTGTTGGCGGGACTTCCTCCTCCAGCCTAGGGAAGGCTGCTCCCCTAGGTGCAGCGGACGATCGGCGGACTGCTTCGGCATCACCATTTGCGGCGGAAGGCGGCCTGCATTGCATCATCTGGCTGTTGCTGGCGGGCTTGTTCTGCCACGGACTGTTGCTCACCAATGATGGAGTGACGTGGGACGGTTGGTATGTCCGTGCTTGGTTGCTCGAGAAGTACTGGCGGGAGATGTATGATTTCTTCGCCTCCGTCGGACTGCCTGCCTACGCTTGGCTGAACCATCTCTTTGCCTATGCGGGGGACATTACTGGTGCGTTTATGGTCGTCACCTTGGCCTGCTTGATGATTCAGCCTCCCTGTGTCTATGCGCTGGCCCGGCGCATGGGGGGAATGAACTCGGGCGAGGCGTTTTGCCTCGCGTTACTGTACGCCACCATGCCGTTGTTTACGGCAGCTCAGGAGTTGGTAATGCTTTATTTTGTCATCACTCATTCCTTTTTTTTGCTGGCCTGCTTGGTTGCTGCGTGGGCAACGGATGAGGCTGGTTGGAGGCGCTGGCCGTTACACGCATTTGCTGTCGCGGCCTTCATGGCGAGCTTCTTGAACGCCGCTTTGCTGGTGTTTTACGGCGGCTTTTTCGTCCTCCTCTTCGTCCAGTGGCGTCGTGGCAGGGCCGGTGAGATCGGGCGTGACGCCTTGCGATTTGTCTTGCGGTATGCCGTCTATTTCATCCTGCCTCCGCTAGCCTGGTGGCTGCGTCAAAAGCTGGCACCACAGCACGGCTGGTATGAGCACTACAACAACCCGCTGGAAAATTTCGCGACTATCCTGCCCTCGTTCATATCCTTCTTCAAAAAGTTGATACCTTTTCACATTAAGAACGTGACGATTTGGATATTTCTGAATCTGGGCTTTTGCATCCCTTTGGTTCTGCTTGTCCGATGGATAGCGCGGCGTGGAACAGACGCTTGGCGGATGACTTGCAGCCAGGTGAAAACGCGCCCTCTAATGCAATATGGCGCACTGCTGCTCTTCCTGGCCATCTTTCCGTTCGCTGCGACTGGGAAGGCCTTTGCCTCGCGGCCTGTGGGTGATCCTAGCCGGTATGCGATCCTTCTCGGCCTGCCTGTGTCCATATTGATCTTTGGCGCGCTGAGGCACGCCTTGTATCGCAAGCCGGAGACCGGTGCGCGCTGGTTAGGCCCCGTGTGTGCCGCAGTATCGATCATCCTGGGCATTCAGATTTCACGCGTTTATCTCAAAGAGCGCGCCGTTTGGATCATGAGCCGCTCCATCCTGCACAACGCGCTGCACAACGATGAGATCAAGAAAAGCTCCATCATAATGATGCCTGATTCGCCGCTCTCTGCCCAGATCGTGTATGGCACTTACGCCTTCGGGACTGCTTTTGGCTCACGCGACCGGTTGGTGACCTGGGTGATGCCGGCCAATAAAAAGGAGTTCACGCCCTCAGAAATCGCCTACTTGATTCAATGCACGACGTTGCTACCCAACAGTTTCAACAACATCAATCCGGCAGGCAAGCAGATTCATCTAAAGGTCACGAGCCTGCGCGATTGCGCCGGGGACTGGTCGCTCGCAATGAATTATCTAAAGTGGAGATTGTTTGGCAGCGCACAGGACATGGATATGTTTCTCTCCAGTCTGACGCGGCTTGAAACGCGGCTGATGCGCCCGGCCACTACGATGAAAAATCTGCCGCTTGCGTCTCGTGAATCGACTTCGCCAGCGCCAGTCATGGCAGGAGCCGTCTTCACGAATTCCGTCGGCATGCGCATGATGCCGGTGCCCGGCCTCGGCTGGGCGGCGCGGACGGAAACGAGGCAAGCTGAGTTTGAGCAGCTCATGGGGGCAAATCCCAGTTTTTTCAAAGCCCCCTCGTTGCCCGTTGAACGCGTCACCTGGGATGACGCGGTGAAGTTCTGCCGCCTTCTATCGGAAGCGGAAGCACGAGCGGGCAGACTGCCGGACGGAATGACCTACCGTCTGCCCACTTTGGCCGAGTTCGAAAAGCTGTCCGCAGGCACGGATGCCTCTCAGGCCGTTCTAGCCGACAAAACGATCTACTGGCAGCCGGAGGCCGCTGGTTCTCGTGCTCCGAATGCCCTGGGACTCTGCGATCTAATCGGGAATGTCTGGGAATGGACTGATGATTGGGGAGACAAAAGGAAACTGTTCAAGATGGCGGCGGGGGGGGGCTTTGAAAACAACTCCGCCGAACTGGAGCCACATCACAAACCTTCTGTCGAACAATATGCCCCCGGGGGCTTTGTGGAGCGCCTTCGGGGACCCATTCGCATAGATTATCCAGATCAGGCAGCCTGGAACCGAGGTTTCCGGTGTGTGCTGGGCCGGACCCTGTAA
- a CDS encoding methyltransferase domain-containing protein produces MNIRKRTVCRLCDSPAVELVCPLKPTPIAEKYRATLEDAQQIPSVSLDMYRCTSCGHVQLLDLVDSSFLFDADYTYRSGQTRGIIEHFQKYAGDAWNRLGLKAGDLVAEVGSNDGTLLSEFKARGARVIGVDPACTIAQEAISRGVETITGFFTPEVAVQIKAKHGNAKLVVANNVFAHADDLQSIAYGISQLLAEDGVFMFEVSYVKDVLDHCLLGTIFHEHFSYHAVKPMQTFLRRYGMELFHVERNTIQGGSIVMSARAATAPHTTDASLTEILAMEESTGLNSRSALEGFAEKLRKLEEQTIEFVRRVKKEGKTIAGFGAARSGTTLIAQLEIGDVIDCIFDDHPDKAGKYSAGFGIPVYKTSEIATRKPDFIIILAWVFAKKIMASNPAYTEGGGQWVTCVPELQINPV; encoded by the coding sequence ATGAACATCCGAAAAAGAACCGTCTGCAGACTCTGTGACTCACCCGCTGTCGAACTTGTCTGCCCGCTCAAGCCCACACCCATTGCCGAAAAGTACCGCGCCACACTTGAGGATGCCCAGCAGATTCCATCTGTGTCCCTCGACATGTACCGCTGCACATCCTGCGGTCATGTGCAGCTCCTGGACCTAGTGGATTCCAGCTTCCTTTTCGATGCGGACTACACCTACCGCTCTGGCCAGACAAGGGGCATCATCGAGCACTTCCAGAAGTATGCAGGAGACGCTTGGAACCGTCTTGGATTAAAGGCTGGGGATCTCGTCGCCGAGGTCGGTAGCAACGACGGAACACTGCTTTCCGAATTCAAAGCACGCGGCGCACGTGTCATCGGCGTCGATCCGGCCTGCACGATCGCCCAGGAAGCGATCTCACGGGGCGTCGAGACGATCACCGGCTTCTTCACTCCTGAGGTGGCGGTGCAGATCAAGGCCAAGCATGGTAACGCCAAGCTCGTGGTGGCCAACAATGTCTTCGCACATGCCGACGACCTGCAAAGCATCGCCTATGGTATCTCGCAGCTCCTTGCCGAGGACGGCGTGTTCATGTTTGAGGTCAGCTATGTGAAAGATGTGCTCGATCACTGCCTGCTGGGGACGATTTTCCACGAGCACTTCTCGTACCATGCCGTCAAGCCTATGCAGACCTTCCTGCGCCGATATGGCATGGAGCTTTTCCACGTCGAGCGAAACACCATTCAGGGCGGTTCCATCGTCATGAGCGCTCGTGCAGCCACCGCGCCGCATACCACGGATGCCTCGCTCACCGAGATCCTGGCGATGGAGGAAAGCACCGGGCTGAACAGCCGCTCCGCGCTGGAAGGCTTTGCTGAAAAACTGCGCAAGCTGGAGGAGCAGACCATTGAATTCGTCCGCCGTGTAAAGAAGGAGGGCAAAACCATCGCCGGTTTCGGTGCCGCTCGCAGTGGTACCACCTTGATCGCCCAGCTTGAGATTGGTGATGTGATCGACTGCATCTTTGACGACCATCCGGACAAAGCGGGCAAGTACAGCGCTGGCTTTGGCATCCCGGTTTACAAGACCTCGGAGATCGCCACCCGGAAGCCTGATTTCATCATCATTCTTGCCTGGGTTTTCGCGAAGAAGATCATGGCCTCCAATCCGGCCTACACGGAAGGAGGCGGCCAATGGGTCACCTGCGTTCCTGAGCTGCAAATCAATCCCGTATGA